Below is a genomic region from Pseudazoarcus pumilus.
AGCGAGCACAGCAGAAAGGACACCACCGCAAAGCCCTGCATGTACTTGATCAGCACGATGCGGTGCTTGAGCCCCGGAATCTGCGCCTGCACCACGGCCGCACTGCGATCGGGCGACGAATGCAACTGCCGGATCACCTGCGCCAGCGTCAGGAAACGGTTGGTGTAGGCGAGCAGCAGCAGCGAGATCGCGGGGAACAGCAGGGCGGGGGTGGTGAGGTCC
It encodes:
- a CDS encoding DUF2721 domain-containing protein, which encodes MDLTTPALLFPAISLLLLAYTNRFLTLAQVIRQLHSSPDRSAAVVQAQIPGLKHRIVLIKYMQGFAVVSFLLCSLSMFALFVDEQLPGKLMFGASTLLLTISLLLSLAEVVISTDALSVVVADIENDAPRRADGD